GCAGCAGGAACAATATGTGGGTTTTAAAATAGCTCTTCTTATCAAGCCACGTCATTAATTTGTGTAAGGAGAGTGCAACATCGTCTGTCCACTTTAATTATACGTTGCATTTAATCAACTGAAGCAACCATAGTGGGCTGCGTTACGTGTGTGTGGCTTtgtgttctctcatgaaactcAGCCCGATAATGACGTAAGCTTCTCAATCTGCGTTTCCCTGGAATTTAGGATTCATTTTTTTGGCTTAATCTTTAATCATGTTCTTTGTTCTACGCAGTTCAAAAGCTTGAGATGCAGTAGTTGACGTGAGAAAACTATTCGTTGGGTTTCGATCGCGTCGTTTGATCTTCTAGAATGGTGTATAAGACGAATCGTTATGAAGCATCTCTGATCGAGTTTCAGTGGCGTCGTTTTGTATGAGATTAGGAGGACACATGAGAGCATGAGCATTGGTGAATCCCACTTTGGGgttcatcaaatttttttaatattttttatgggCCCATGAGCAGTTATGAACCCGAATTTGTTGTTTTCTGCATTAGTGAACCCGAAGAAGAAGTTCATAGgaataaaatagtaattttttttttaaattaaaaattattgagaatacatgaataaaatataaaaatgtattataaaattgatgaaATCATTTAGAGTTTTGGAGTTTAAGTTTTGGCTTTCGagatatgttttaatattttggtttgtgttttcaaATGTAGAAAagctatgttttaaaattttatgttgtttCTTAACTTAAATTCAATTCATAGAAACATTTTGTTCGATGATCAGTCTACGCATTCAACAAAGGAATTAAGTTCGAGAATGTTTAACTTAGCATAAAAGTTCACATAGAAAAACCATTCAAGTTTTACAAACCGAAATACATAAGTTGATAAGTTGctaatgaaacaaaaagaaacaagttaAGATGATAGAGAGGAAAGACCGCAAAAGAGCCATCTAATTTCGTGAGGTAGAAGCAATGCTACCTGTAGAAGAAGAGAACACAATTTAAAGCAGAAGCAAAGTAGTAACATTGAAGATATAGACAACACAAACAAGTCAAATGAGAAGACTTACCATCGATTCTGCTGAAGTGGTTGATCAGTAGTTCAGTACACTCCTTCCTTTCCGGACATACACACAGTAATGGAGTTGTCGTCCCGTCTCCGACCACGTTGAACACAAACAAATCTCCGTTGGTGCATCTGTTATCACGACAGAACTTTCTCCACCCTCTGCTGATGTAATATGTGCCGTCTGATTCGCTAAATCCGAAGCACGCAGTCCATGACTTTCCCTCCTTGTTGACAAGTTTGACCTCTTTGCATTGTTGGTTCAAAGCACCACACCTCATAGCTTCCACAGGAAGAAACTACAAACACATACATAACATTAGCCAAGAAGCAGTActagaaacaaataaataactaaattttactCACCATTTTGTCGTCCTTTTGATTTGTAGCAGTAACCTCAGCCAAGAAGCAGTAGTCGTATGAGAAAGTAGGAGCATCATCCGCGTCGGCTTCTTCCTTAACGATGTGAGGATGTGTATACTGAATCTCACAACAGCTAGGACCAAAAGGAGTCACATGAAAGACCATGTCTCCTTCGTGTTTGAAGATGACAATGTCGCCGATTCGAAGATCATGTGCTTCGGTGAACTCTTTCCAACCTTTGGTGAGTGtcttgccttctcggatcaccTCCCAAATTTGATCCGAAGCGTCCGATCTTAGCTTCCATGGTTTATTGATCTCAGCCCCTTGTATGTGTTTTGAGTAGAAGTCAAGTGGTATTGCCTGCAAGTAAGAGAAGGAATAGTTAAACATAAATCCTAAATACCAACATACAAAATAAGGAAAAATAGGCTTCAAGAACTGAGAATACCACGCCACTTTGAAAACCAGGAAGAAGAGGCTTGAAGAAATGAGGTTCTCGGGGAGTTTCCATCTGCAACAACCGGTTATATTCATGTCCTATGTATAGTTCTATGATTATGTTCCTGTCCTATGCATGCAACTATAGACCACACAAGAAGATTATGTTCCTGTCCTATGCATGCAACTATAGACCACACAAGACCACACAAGAACACACAAAATCGACAATATTTAACacaacaaaatgaaaaaatgcAAACCGAAATCGAACCCTCCTAacgatttaaacaaaaaaatgcaaACCAAGAACGGAAAATCGATTAGATATCGATGAGAACAGAACCATTAAACATACTACTACTCGATTTAGATCTCTCACCAAAAacccccaatttttttttttcacaattcGATTTAGATCCCAAAGAAATGAAccttaaaacataataatgatGGAATATGATTAAACGAACTCTCAATCGAACTCCCTTATCGATTAATAACCCTAAGAaaaaaacccccaaatcgattttgaATCACACAATTCGCAATTCGAAAAAAACCTCCCAAATCGACTCTAATCCATATTTAATCAACTATATACTCACCTTAGAGCGTCGAGAACAGAGACCGTCGTCGATTTGATGGACAAAACCTACGGAATTCGCCGTCGCACCGAAGATCGCCGCAGGGATGAGAAACCCTAGCTTTTTTTAGAGAGGAGAGAAACGCGAAATCCCGTCTTTCCACAAGGTCAACGCGGAAACTACCAGCCAATCTGTGCGTGACACGTGGCTTGAACTCGCCCCTTACGGGTTCATAACTAAGGCCCGGTTCAGCGATATATACCcattttactttttcttttaattgatCGGGCCTAAGATCCCGAGCCCATGACCCCCCCATAAACCGCTGATGCGGATGGTCTGAGCTTGCCATCTTCCATCAACACATACTGCAAGGAGAACATGACACCTGTCATCTCCCTTTTTTTTACTCTTTAGTTGTGGTTTTGGATGGGCTCGAACGCAAGAGAGATTTGTATTTGGGGTTGATACGTTTAGAAGGTTGGCCCGTTAAGCATAGTTACCCTCAAAGCGTGTAACCACAACATAAAAATGTAATGGTTGCACAAACATACATCCATATGGATGTGTttaatttgtaatatataacatttattatAGATCGACGGTTTTTAATTGTCTAGAATTCATTGATTTTTCATATTGTGATTagatataaaatcaataaaataaaatattatataatatattcttcaattaataatttttaactgCAGTAAccatttttgatttattaatcTACAAACTAGAACACTAGTTATTatgtttatgtatattaataagataaaacatattatgtcaaataaaagagaaatttcctatgatagtattttttaagtttttgtcataaaagtagctttcaaagaagaaaatgaccaaaataaattttattaaatgataaaaataaaaatatatggaaATTTAAGTAATTTTACAGTTAAGGAGTGGGGtttttaaagtaatttttttataaatttacataattttacagttaaggagtggggttttggagatttcaaattttttaaaaataaaaataaatacttaaagtttcaaaataaatacttGAGAATTTTAGTGCTATTTAAGAGAATTGCCCCAAATAAAATGTACTTATgatttaataagatagataattatatctctaatttttttatattccaAATAAACTCCACTTCTATGTTTATTTTTGaggaaaatattaaattgaaatttatttgtGGTATTCTTATAATCcaaataaatctgtgtaaattatattaatcatcaaattatttaacatatatttgaaaataactttatatattttaatagaaaattatatttctatttttatatgaaatgaaaatataacatatgaaTTTTGTATGTTACAGTTTCAAGACGAtagagtttattttaaaatatgactAAGCTAAAGAAAGTacgatatatattataactaaaaatctttaaaatgaaTTTATACCATGGTGTATAAAAAACTATATGGAaatgtttttgagattatgtaattttattagagttattttttttacatcaaaatttttttttttgtatgttacattttgaataattatgtttaattttattgtaaaatttggTTAGAGAATAATCTGATTAAAGAATAATCATAAGTTTGGTAAATTTGATTagagaaaaatctaacaaaataaataatttatggtTAAGTAATTAATGGTTGTTAATTTATTGGCACAAATTGTAATTATTAGGATGAATAAAAAGTTATTTCTACAAGGtaattcagttttaatagaaaagataatttataataaaccaCATTCTCTAAAATTTGAAACCTACAATTTTAGTGTAGAAGTATTAAGAAAACTTTAATCAAACTATtggatttgataaaaaaaactttttttttgtcaaccaacTGAATAATAATCTAAAGGAAGTGTTTACTACAAAGCCGAGATATAATTTTGGAGAGCAGACTTCGCAAGTGAGTCTGCCGCCCCATTGTGTTCGCGGCcaacaaaggaaacaaagacGAAAGAAAAGGAGGAGGATAGTGACTCGATATCCATGAGAACTCAAAAGATCTCCACCGAATATAGCTTCGAGTTTACAGTTCTAGCGAGCTCCTGAGAGTCGGTTTGAAACCAGACGTTGTGAAGGGATGTGCGCTTCGCCACCTGCATTGCTTCCCTCATGGCCAGCGCTTCCGCCATGAGGGGGGAGGAGATGTGATCGAGAGCCTGGGAACCTTCTGAGTAAAACCCGTGGGGGACATTTTCAAAACACCATCCCAGGCCCGCTCTTCTTGATGTGTTCCACGCCGCATCTGTGTTGCAGCAAAACACCTCAGGGTTGAATTCGGGAAGCTCTAGATCAAACGACCCTTGAGCCTGCTTAGTGGTCAATGATGACTGAGCTAGAAGCCAATCGCGAGCCGCTGAGGATGCATTGTTCACCAATGCCCGTGCCGAGGTTGACCTGTTCTCAAATGTGAGTCGATTACGGGTTGTCCATAGTCCCCATAGGACCCAAGAGGTGTAGTTGCTAGATATCCCTGTCGGTGGTAAGCAGACAAGGGTCGACATGATCCCAAAACATTCCTGGACTGTTGAAGCAGTGGAGAAATCAGGCGCTATAGAGACAGGACTTAGCTCCCACACTTGCCGTGCAAAGGGGCAGGTAAAGAACAAATGCATAGCAGTTTCCAAACTGGAGCAGTGCGGACAGGTGCCGTGTACATTGATTCCACGGCTTTGGAGATTTGCGCCTAGAGCTAGAGCGCCATGACATAGTTTCCACAAGAAGAGCTTGAGCTTTGGGGATGTCCTCTCTTTCCAGACGTTCTTTTGCCAATTGAAAGTGTTCTGTAACGGTGGCTGTGCCTGTTGTATCGGTGATGCCTCGCGTAACGCATAGTATCCAGACTTTACACTGTAGATCCCCGTCCTTGTTTTAAGCCAGCAGTAGGAGTCTTCATTGTTGCAGATGCTCGGTTTGATGAGGTAGATGTCTTGTGCCATTTCAGGGAAGATTGTCTCAATCAGAGAGCGGTTCCATTCACTTGTGCCTCGTAAAAGGAGGTCAGAGACGACTATGTCTCTGCTAATCTCCGTTGGTGGGCCGAAGGGaatggttcgagaaaaaaaaaatctaactatTGGATTATGGGTTTCGACAGACGATAGTGATTATACTCACGCACGCCAGTAGTATTTCAAAAGATAGTCTAGTCATACAAAAGTTGCTTCCTTGAAAATGTAAATTAGTTATGCGAATAACCCCGAAGCGGTATTTAGACGTCACCGTCTGCATCAATGAGTTTCGTCAACGGAAATGTTTACAGTTCATTAACTGAAAAGGTCCCATTCGGGTCCCTTTTATATGAGATCTCGCATCATATTACTATCTTCTTTTGTATGGTTGGTTTACGTGTACGCTATACTATCCGAATCACAAAATTGATTTAGCAAATATTGAAAATTCCAAGAATGGTAAAATATTTCTATAAGATTATGATACACTGCCTGTAATTCCAAACCAAAtatagtaaataattaaaattaaaattttgtactGTCAATAATTTCCTCTTTTTGTACGATACAAagtttgaaaagtcaaaagacAAGTTGTACTGTAGTACTATAATATCGTTACTCTTATCTCCACACAAACCCAAACAAAAGAGGAATCTCAATAAACGCGTATATCAATAAATATCAAGCCAGCCCTCTTGTAACATTGTTATTCATTCTCCTCTCAAAGCACCATTACAATAGAGCAAATAACAAAGAAAGCATGGATCATGGTAACATGCATGATATGCCTCCACCATCAACACCATCCATGATGAACAATGGATCCATgaacggaggaggaggaggacatcacaagatgatgatgatgcacaTGACATTCTTTTGGGGCAAGAACACGGAGGTTCTCTTCTCCGGTTGGCCGGGAACAAGCTCCGGCATGTATGCTCTTTGTCTCatctttgtcttcttcctcgCCGTCATCACTGAATGGCTTGCTCACTCCTCTCTCCTCCGTGGCACCACCGGAGATTCCGCTAACCCCGCCTCCGGACTCGTCCAAACCGCCGTGTACACCCTCCGTACTGGCCTCGCTTATCTAGTCATGCTCGCCGTCATGTCGTTCAACGCCGGCGTGTTTCTAGCCGCCCTCGCCGGTCATGCCATCGGTTTCATGTTGTTCGGAAGCCGAACTTTCAGAAATCCCTCCGGCGACCAGAAAACTAACGATCCTCCTGCCTCAGGTTGTGCttgttaattttcatatatgtaCCGACTGAtgcatacttatatttttaatcaaagatCTAGGGGTTGATTGTTCTTGAGGTTAATGTGAGGAggaatattttctattttctatttgttttgctttacaatttttatttccTTCTTGTTAATATTAATGGCGACAGCTGAATATATCAATTTGCTAAGTTTGGACACCGGTTTGTTTTCTCTGAGAGTTCATATTCAACTTTCTTATCTTACTATAACACTGCTATGAACAGtattatatatactagattGCTTATGCAGCGCGagtataatcatttttaaaaaataatatagtttTATCTTGAGGTGAAACTTGTGTTTATATACATGTGTTTTTCTCCCTCGTACAATAATCAGATTCGTATTCATCTGCAACTTTAGATTAGCATACTGTATTTCGTCTTACTTTAAACTCTTTTAATCCTTTTCACTAAGTATCTCTATTGTAATGTGTCTGAATCCTTATAAATTCTAACCcattttgaatttatttctgttagctataataagttttttattgcCTCTTCTCATAGTTGGTGGTAGGCAATAACTTGCAGATGTGGTAATTTGCTCTTTTTTTcccattctttaaaaaaaagggTAAAAACAGATCAGTTTTTGTCCGGTCAAAACTATAGCAAGATTAGAATCTGAGTTGATGAATGGGCCACGTGAATATGGTCATCGACTTGTTAGGAATGTACCAAAATCGTTTTTACTCCGAAGTGTTGTGTGGCTTTAGAAGAGTTTTTTTACATTCCCTCGTTGCCAATCAATGTGAAAACAATCCACTATTCGTACTCTCACCACTGTTTAAACTCTCCTCCTACCCACACAAATCTTCGAACAAATTAGAtctcgatataaatattatcTTTAATATAATAAAGAATTGTCTACATATTTGTCTTTATCACATAAACACAATGCTTGACGAAGTCCAGTTGTTCTGTAGTCTACTAGAATATTATTATCAATACTTTATTCACAGTCCCCAAGATAATTAAGacgattttggaaaaaaatgtaTGCCAACAGATACTACCAAAAAACTATGTCCTATATTTTCCCCAGCTCCAAAAATGCATTGATCAAGCTGTCGGAAAACTCAAGAGTATGTAAATTAGTCTTCTTTTGCTTAAAAAAAGCTTagaaaaaaacatgtaaaatagTTTCTTTTACCTCATTGCCTCGAATACCGATTTACATTATTCTAAGCTTTTTTTAAAGCTTAAAAATTTACTTTGGATACTGATTCTTTCATGTCATCGCCAAGCAGCAGAGATTGTCTTTGATGATCTCTTCAAACTCGTATTCTTGAGTGACATTAAACTCTAGAGTCGAGTGGGAGAAGGGCACCAGACTTACAAAGAAGCCCGAGCCACTAGAACCACCTGGCTCCAGATGCACGAACCCACAACTTGTAGCCAGTAAGCAAGATGCATCCTAATAACACTGGCTGCAATGTCTAACATAATCAAACAAATCAAGTCTTCAGTTCCTGCATAGAAGATGAAGATTAGTCTGCTATAAAAGGCCAAGGAACCTCCAAAGCATCGGGATGACCACACATCCACCAAGTCCCATCACCAATTGAAGCCCAATTGACTCATTCGAACTTTAAACCAATACCCTGGCCTGGATTGGAGAACCCAACACCAGTCTTTCACACACCGTTAAGCTCTAATCGTTGGGAAACAATCAAGAGTCGAAACAGCGGAATCAAAACAAACATAGAGCCACATGATTGACTCGGGTAACTTTAAGCCGATTTGCAGTAGGGAGAGACAGACAGAGAGAAGTCTCAAAGGAAGAGGATATACTGCCATAGACGTTGATGAGTTAAACGAGCTAATTCGAACTCAGATCATCTAGATGATTCATCGGGGCGGAAGTGGTTCTCACATGAGAGAGAATAGAGATGAAACCCACGGGCCTGCATCAACATTAAACgatctataaataaatactcTATCCGTTTCTAAAAGatctatattttagaattttcatactttttaataaaatatatttaaacttagctataaatgcatagtttttttgcaattttatatttcctatatttttaaaccaataagattttaaaaaatgcaattaatgttcttgaacttcacaatttctcattattaattaacaaaaattacattaaaaatataaaatatgtatctttttgaaacaaaatttttctctagaatatggatcttttaagaagagagagagggagtaCGTTATATGCGTTTCTGAAATCGTCCAATTGGAGTCGGATCGTAAGTGGGCAAAAAAAGCATCGGACcataaaaaaaaggaacagaaaattaacagaaaattattaaattaactatattaGTGATTTCTATTGTTATATTGATATGAAACCTTCACACATATATAGTATAACATCAATAGAAATGGTAGGAGATCACTTTATAAAGAAGTAATCGAGATGGTGATAAACTTCGAGAGAAAGAGGATAGAGaacaaaaactacaaaaaaatatattcaatttttttggtttggtaattttattatattttaatatttaatgactgaatagttttttcaaaaaaaaaaagaacctatTCTAGGTAcatattttctaataattaacacattaaataaaaataattattttgcccattttaatacacaaactttAAAAATTGTTGTTAAGCTTTttaatatccaatttttttcgCTACAATTTAATACACTAACTAATTATTTTACTCAttttaatacacaaacttttaaaaCTGTACGCATTTTAATTCCTAaactttgtttattttaatcaaaaaagtTAATAAGTTTcaaacgaaaatttaaaaaatctctaaaattcacaaaaaatcttaaaaaattctggttttattttaagtattaGAAACAAAAGTAATTCAATTTTGGATAaccttaaattttataataaaagttttaaatatcaaatttagtttatttttggaaatagaacacaaatttatttatttttccttcaaaataaagtttttctaaatttaaaatttttctccgcaatttatttactttatttcctataatttaaaataaagctaaaaattttaagattgttttgtgaattttatagatttttaaaaatttcgtTTGAAACTTattaacttttttaattaaaataaacaaagtttgattattaaaatagacaccgttttaaaattttgtatattaaaatggaaaaaataattagtaaGAGTATTAAAGTATGTATCGAAAAAGTTTGGGTAttaaaaaacttaacaaaatt
Above is a window of Brassica napus cultivar Da-Ae chromosome A10, Da-Ae, whole genome shotgun sequence DNA encoding:
- the LOC111201310 gene encoding B3 domain-containing protein REM7-like isoform X2, with translation MNITGCCRWKLPENLISSSLFFLVFKVAWYSQFLKPIFPYFVCWYLGFMFNYSFSYLQAIPLDFYSKHIQGAEINKPWKLRSDASDQIWEVIREGKTLTKGWKEFTEAHDLRIGDIVIFKHEGDMVFHVTPFGPSCCEIQYTHPHIVKEEADADDAPTFSYDYCFLAEVTATNQKDDKMFLPVEAMRCGALNQQCKEVKLVNKEGKSWTACFGFSESDGTYYISRGWRKFCRDNRCTNGDLFVFNVVGDGTTTPLLCVCPERKECTELLINHFSRIDGSIASTSRN
- the LOC111201310 gene encoding B3 domain-containing protein REM7-like isoform X1, encoding MNITGCCRWKLPENLISSSLFFLVFKVAWYSQFLKPIFPYFVCWYLGFMFNYSFSYLQAIPLDFYSKHIQGAEINKPWKLRSDASDQIWEVIREGKTLTKGWKEFTEAHDLRIGDIVIFKHEGDMVFHVTPFGPSCCEIQYTHPHIVKEEADADDAPTFSYDYCFLAEVTATNQKDDKMFLPVEAMRCGALNQQCKEVKLVNKEGKSWTACFGFSESDGTYYISRGWRKFCRDNRCTNGDLFVFNVVGDGTTTPLLCVCPERKECTELLINHFSRIDGKSSHLTCLCCLYLQCYYFASALNCVLFFYR
- the LOC106420268 gene encoding copper transporter 1-like, producing MDHGNMHDMPPPSTPSMMNNGSMNGGGGGHHKMMMMHMTFFWGKNTEVLFSGWPGTSSGMYALCLIFVFFLAVITEWLAHSSLLRGTTGDSANPASGLVQTAVYTLRTGLAYLVMLAVMSFNAGVFLAALAGHAIGFMLFGSRTFRNPSGDQKTNDPPASGCAC